A genomic region of Desulfosarcina ovata subsp. ovata contains the following coding sequences:
- the fliN gene encoding flagellar motor switch protein FliN, which translates to MAPKRNAGASGAGGNAKPNALEAGSEENLDLLLDIPLEITIELGRTRMLINDLLKLGQGSIIELTKEAGDTLEILANNRLIAKGDVVVVNKKYGIRLTEVISPVERVEKLG; encoded by the coding sequence ATGGCACCAAAAAGAAACGCGGGTGCATCGGGGGCGGGCGGCAACGCGAAGCCCAATGCGCTTGAGGCCGGCAGCGAGGAAAATCTGGATCTGCTGCTTGACATCCCTCTGGAGATCACGATCGAGTTGGGGCGTACCCGGATGTTGATCAACGATCTTTTAAAACTGGGCCAGGGATCGATAATTGAACTGACCAAAGAGGCGGGGGATACATTGGAGATTCTGGCCAACAATCGACTGATTGCCAAGGGCGATGTGGTCGTGGTGAACAAAAAATACGGTATTCGGCTGACCGAAGTGATCAGTCCGGTCGAACGTGTGGAGAAGTTGGGATGA
- the fliO gene encoding flagellar biosynthetic protein FliO: protein MNAGSDILTAGVKMVASMGVVLTLIAVMLYGIRKLTRQRMGGGSGKSIRVLENHYLGVKKSICLVGVPGKVLVLGVTGDRISLLDTLDETSISDRLPENTPPSFGPMFAERLKRFGRGRMGKDDR from the coding sequence ATGAATGCAGGATCTGACATTCTCACTGCCGGGGTAAAAATGGTCGCATCCATGGGTGTGGTGCTGACCCTGATTGCAGTCATGCTATACGGCATCAGGAAACTGACTCGACAGCGTATGGGGGGGGGCAGCGGCAAATCGATTCGCGTACTGGAAAACCATTACCTTGGCGTAAAAAAGAGTATCTGCCTGGTTGGTGTCCCGGGAAAGGTGCTGGTTCTGGGGGTGACCGGCGACCGTATCAGCCTGCTCGATACATTGGACGAAACAAGTATTTCGGATCGTTTGCCTGAGAATACACCTCCCTCCTTCGGACCGATGTTTGCCGAAAGGCTGAAACGTTTTGGTCGTGGACGCATGGGAAAGGATGACCGGTGA
- the flhA gene encoding flagellar biosynthesis protein FlhA, whose protein sequence is MEIAARKQVLDRFSFVTNNTDVLMGFAVMSILMVMVIPIPSMLLDLFLSFNITLSMIILLVGMYILKPLELSSFPSLLLVSTLFRLSLNVASTRLILLHGNEGTHAAGSVIMAFGSFVVGGNYVVGFIVFIILVVINFMVITKGAGRIAEVAARFTLDAMPGKQMSIDADLNAGLIDEGEARERRQQISSEAEYYGAMDGANKFVRGDAVAGIIITMVNILAGLAIGVFQKDMNFADAAQTYTLLTVGDGLVSQIPALIISTAAGIVVSRAGAENNLGTEIGRQLLVQPRAFMVAAVILFCFGLVPGMPTIPFLILSATAGLVAYLVFQTQQARQEEARELSLQTQKKAEEKPPETFKPLPPVDVMALEVGYGLIPLVDVEQNGELLERIKSIRRQIAQEIGIVVPSIHIQDNMKLKPGGYSILLKGIEVASGDLMINHLLAMNPGGADEKISGVATREPTYGLEAFWIKPGAREDASAKGYTVVDLATILTTHISDVIRRHAHELVGRQEVQKMLDTLKASHPKVVEELVPNLMSLGGVVRIVQNLLQEQVPVRDMLTIMETLADWAPSTKKLDILTEHARQSLARTITRMHQAEDGKLYVLTLNQKVEKKVSESLQKTDQGMFLAIDPVYAKSMMDDLSVKIEDFKHLGASPLLVCSAQIRGHLKKLADRFVPGLTVLSYDEIMSSVKIQIVGTVETSDAD, encoded by the coding sequence ATGGAAATAGCCGCAAGAAAACAGGTTCTCGACCGATTTTCCTTTGTTACGAACAACACTGACGTATTGATGGGCTTTGCCGTCATGTCCATTCTCATGGTCATGGTTATCCCCATTCCGTCAATGCTTCTCGACCTGTTTCTCTCTTTCAATATCACCCTATCGATGATCATTCTGCTGGTGGGGATGTACATCCTTAAACCGTTGGAGTTGTCTTCTTTTCCTTCACTTCTTCTGGTTTCCACGCTTTTCCGGCTTTCCTTGAACGTGGCTTCCACAAGGCTCATCCTGCTCCATGGCAACGAGGGTACCCACGCCGCGGGATCGGTAATCATGGCTTTCGGCAGCTTTGTCGTGGGTGGAAACTATGTTGTCGGCTTTATTGTTTTTATTATTCTCGTGGTGATCAATTTTATGGTTATCACCAAGGGTGCCGGGCGTATTGCCGAAGTGGCCGCCCGCTTTACCCTGGACGCCATGCCCGGCAAGCAGATGAGCATCGATGCGGACCTGAATGCCGGCTTGATTGACGAGGGCGAGGCCCGGGAGCGCCGTCAGCAGATCAGTAGTGAAGCGGAGTATTACGGTGCCATGGATGGTGCCAACAAGTTTGTGCGCGGCGATGCGGTTGCCGGGATCATCATCACCATGGTCAACATTTTGGCCGGTCTGGCCATTGGTGTTTTTCAGAAGGACATGAACTTTGCCGACGCGGCACAGACCTATACGCTGCTGACTGTCGGAGACGGACTGGTCAGCCAGATCCCGGCGTTGATCATATCCACGGCGGCGGGTATCGTCGTCAGCCGGGCCGGTGCCGAGAATAACCTGGGAACGGAGATTGGACGTCAGCTGTTGGTACAGCCGCGGGCGTTCATGGTGGCGGCGGTGATTCTTTTCTGTTTCGGTCTGGTACCGGGAATGCCGACCATTCCCTTCCTGATTTTATCCGCGACTGCGGGCCTGGTGGCCTACCTGGTCTTCCAGACCCAACAGGCCCGGCAGGAAGAGGCTCGGGAGCTTTCCCTGCAGACACAGAAAAAAGCCGAGGAAAAACCACCGGAAACGTTCAAGCCTCTCCCGCCGGTGGATGTGATGGCCCTTGAGGTCGGGTATGGCTTGATTCCGCTGGTGGATGTGGAGCAGAATGGTGAGCTTCTCGAACGCATCAAGTCGATCCGCCGGCAGATTGCCCAGGAAATCGGAATCGTGGTGCCCTCCATTCATATTCAGGACAACATGAAACTGAAACCGGGTGGCTACTCCATTTTGCTCAAGGGCATCGAGGTGGCCAGTGGCGATCTGATGATCAATCACCTTCTGGCGATGAATCCCGGCGGAGCTGATGAAAAAATCAGCGGGGTCGCCACCCGGGAACCCACCTATGGGCTTGAGGCGTTTTGGATCAAACCCGGCGCGCGTGAAGATGCCAGCGCCAAGGGATATACTGTCGTGGATCTGGCAACCATTCTGACCACTCATATCTCGGATGTGATTCGCCGGCATGCCCACGAATTGGTCGGGCGCCAGGAAGTTCAGAAGATGCTCGACACGCTTAAGGCCAGCCATCCCAAGGTGGTGGAGGAACTGGTTCCCAACCTCATGTCCTTGGGCGGCGTGGTACGGATCGTGCAAAATTTACTTCAGGAACAGGTGCCGGTTCGCGACATGCTGACCATTATGGAAACGCTGGCCGACTGGGCGCCGTCAACCAAAAAACTGGATATTCTCACCGAACATGCTCGACAGTCATTGGCCCGGACCATTACCCGCATGCATCAGGCGGAAGACGGCAAGTTGTATGTCCTTACCCTCAACCAGAAGGTTGAAAAGAAGGTCTCTGAGTCTTTGCAGAAAACCGATCAGGGGATGTTTCTGGCCATTGATCCGGTTTATGCCAAATCCATGATGGACGACCTGAGTGTGAAAATAGAAGACTTCAAACATTTGGGCGCTTCGCCCCTGCTTGTCTGCTCGGCACAGATTCGGGGCCATCTTAAGAAACTGGCTGATCGGTTTGTTCCCGGGCTGACCGTCTTGTCGTATGATGAAATTATGAGCAGTGTAAAAATACAAATCGTTGGAACCGTGGAGACCTCAGATGCAGATTAA
- the fliQ gene encoding flagellar biosynthesis protein FliQ: MTPEFVTSFFLQAIKTAILLASPMLAVGLITGVLVSMFQAATQINEMTMVFVPKMIGVALALLFFFPWMIKMIVGFTQNLFLNLPNYIR, from the coding sequence ATGACGCCTGAGTTTGTTACCAGCTTTTTTTTGCAGGCCATCAAAACCGCCATTCTGCTCGCCTCGCCCATGCTCGCCGTGGGGCTGATTACCGGTGTGTTGGTCAGCATGTTTCAAGCCGCCACCCAGATCAACGAAATGACCATGGTATTTGTTCCCAAGATGATTGGGGTGGCCCTGGCCCTGCTGTTTTTTTTCCCGTGGATGATAAAAATGATTGTCGGGTTCACCCAGAACCTGTTTCTCAATTTGCCCAACTACATTCGCTGA
- the fliM gene encoding flagellar motor switch protein FliM yields the protein MADQILSQEEIDALLSAMDSGELDVAEESQEVAVEVRPYDLTAQNIMQRGQFDALEEVYDKFVNLYQASLSNIFQRAISVKIISQETVKFGEFIKAFSNPTGFVIFGMEPLIGSALIAFEPNLVFSLIDCMFGGDGKPMEKIREFTMIERRMLNKMALGVLKDLETAWDAAYSLRMSLRKIETKPEFVYLVNPSDQLIIVVFAISTESFSGNIHLCLPYLMLEPIKEHLSSSYLREKDRASSFGDEIRNLLRRTEVNLVAELGKTVYSVQDILNFEVDDIIRLNTGPQNNVTVNIERVPKYLGMPGVVKGSKAVQITDVIDHDRGKG from the coding sequence ATGGCTGACCAGATTCTGTCACAAGAGGAAATCGATGCGCTGCTTTCGGCAATGGACAGCGGCGAACTCGATGTCGCCGAGGAGAGCCAGGAGGTTGCCGTCGAGGTCCGTCCATATGACCTTACGGCCCAGAATATCATGCAGCGCGGCCAGTTCGACGCGTTGGAAGAGGTCTACGATAAGTTCGTCAATTTATATCAGGCGTCTTTATCCAATATTTTTCAACGGGCCATTTCAGTAAAAATCATTTCCCAGGAAACCGTCAAATTCGGAGAGTTCATCAAGGCTTTTTCCAACCCCACGGGATTTGTTATTTTCGGGATGGAACCGCTCATCGGCTCCGCGCTGATTGCCTTTGAACCCAACCTGGTCTTCTCACTGATTGACTGTATGTTCGGCGGCGATGGCAAACCCATGGAGAAAATACGTGAGTTTACCATGATCGAAAGGCGCATGCTCAATAAAATGGCCCTGGGTGTATTAAAAGACCTTGAGACCGCCTGGGATGCCGCTTATTCGCTTCGTATGTCCTTACGAAAAATCGAAACCAAACCCGAGTTTGTTTATCTGGTCAATCCCAGTGATCAATTGATCATCGTTGTCTTTGCCATCAGTACGGAATCCTTTTCGGGGAACATCCATCTTTGCCTGCCCTATCTGATGCTTGAGCCGATCAAAGAACATCTAAGTTCCAGTTACCTGCGCGAAAAAGATCGAGCCAGTTCGTTTGGTGATGAAATTCGCAACCTGCTTCGGCGCACGGAAGTCAACCTGGTTGCCGAGTTGGGCAAAACGGTTTACTCGGTTCAGGATATCCTGAATTTTGAAGTTGACGATATTATCCGGCTGAACACCGGTCCGCAGAATAACGTTACCGTGAACATTGAGCGGGTTCCCAAATACCTGGGCATGCCAGGGGTGGTCAAGGGAAGCAAGGCCGTACAGATTACGGATGTGATCGATCATGACCGAGGAAAGGGATAA
- the fliP gene encoding flagellar type III secretion system pore protein FliP (The bacterial flagellar biogenesis protein FliP forms a type III secretion system (T3SS)-type pore required for flagellar assembly.) has product MRCKRLPKPAFNKDRQAVNDLLRRALWVLIPLGLILLAGSAWGQTPAPLISIGVDQEADPGKMTVVMQLFLLMTVLSLAPSILIMLTSFTRIAIVFSLLRQAMGTNQLPPNQVVIGLSLFLTFYVMAPVWQQVNEDALQPLLAKEINQTQALEKALVPIRKFMISQTREKDLALLVNVAKLQRPANVDEVPTTVLIPSFIISELKTAFQIGFMLYVPFLIIDMVVASVLLSMGMMMLPPIMVSLPFKLMIFVLADGWYLIVGSLVKSFA; this is encoded by the coding sequence GTGAGGTGCAAACGGCTCCCAAAACCGGCCTTCAATAAGGATCGGCAGGCAGTAAACGATCTCCTTCGACGGGCACTGTGGGTTCTTATCCCGCTTGGACTGATTCTGCTGGCCGGCAGTGCCTGGGGGCAGACACCGGCACCGCTGATCAGTATCGGTGTCGACCAGGAAGCGGATCCGGGTAAGATGACCGTGGTCATGCAATTGTTCCTGCTGATGACCGTTTTGTCCCTCGCCCCGTCGATTCTGATCATGCTGACCTCGTTTACCCGCATCGCCATCGTTTTCTCCTTGTTGCGGCAGGCGATGGGCACCAACCAGCTGCCGCCCAACCAGGTGGTGATCGGGCTTTCACTCTTTTTAACCTTTTACGTCATGGCTCCGGTATGGCAGCAGGTTAACGAGGATGCCCTGCAGCCATTACTGGCCAAGGAAATCAACCAGACCCAGGCCCTTGAAAAGGCGCTGGTTCCCATCCGTAAATTCATGATTTCCCAGACCCGTGAAAAGGACCTGGCCCTTCTGGTGAATGTGGCCAAATTGCAACGCCCGGCAAATGTGGACGAAGTGCCGACGACCGTCTTGATCCCATCCTTTATCATCAGCGAACTGAAAACGGCCTTCCAGATCGGTTTTATGCTTTATGTTCCGTTTCTGATTATTGACATGGTGGTGGCCAGTGTCCTGCTTTCCATGGGCATGATGATGTTGCCGCCGATTATGGTCTCCTTGCCTTTCAAACTGATGATTTTCGTGCTGGCCGACGGCTGGTACTTAATCGTAGGTTCGTTGGTAAAGAGCTTTGCCTGA
- a CDS encoding FliA/WhiG family RNA polymerase sigma factor, translating to MDLAQQREENFGKDNHLLRNQIISEYLPYVKRIVNRIAVHLPATIEVDDLINVGVIGLIQAIERYDPSRDNKFITYAVFRIKGAVLSELRSRDFLGRTTRRKIRDLEKAYLKLEQKLGRDVTDEEVAEEMDMDLEQFYKVKRMSSISFVSFEEVGYTSHSEGTSISGQLASGDASDALSLTTMKEIKSTIAKNIDLLPEKEKLVISLYYSDELTMKEIGQVLNITESRVSQIHAQAIIRLRSKLRRDGLLEE from the coding sequence ATGGATCTTGCACAACAGCGAGAAGAAAACTTCGGGAAAGACAACCATCTTTTACGAAATCAGATCATCAGCGAATACCTTCCTTATGTGAAGCGGATCGTCAATCGCATTGCCGTGCATCTGCCGGCCACCATTGAAGTGGATGACCTGATCAACGTCGGGGTCATCGGGTTGATTCAGGCCATTGAACGGTATGACCCTTCCCGTGACAACAAGTTTATCACCTATGCGGTATTTCGCATCAAAGGCGCCGTTTTGAGCGAACTTCGGTCACGTGATTTTCTGGGACGAACCACGCGGCGAAAAATCCGTGACCTGGAAAAAGCGTACCTCAAGCTGGAGCAGAAGCTGGGGCGCGATGTGACGGATGAAGAGGTTGCTGAAGAGATGGATATGGACCTGGAACAGTTTTACAAAGTCAAACGCATGTCCAGCATCTCATTCGTCAGTTTTGAGGAGGTTGGCTACACCTCCCACAGCGAGGGGACTTCCATATCCGGGCAACTGGCCAGTGGGGATGCCAGTGACGCACTTTCCCTGACCACCATGAAAGAAATCAAGTCAACAATCGCCAAAAATATAGACCTGTTGCCCGAAAAAGAAAAACTGGTCATCTCTCTTTACTATTCCGATGAGTTAACCATGAAAGAGATCGGCCAGGTGCTCAACATCACGGAGTCGCGGGTCTCCCAGATCCATGCCCAGGCCATCATCCGGCTCAGGAGCAAACTCCGCCGGGATGGGCTTTTGGAAGAATAA
- the fliL gene encoding flagellar basal body-associated protein FliL → MSKTMLIIIGAVVLLFIGAVGAGFFILWTKISQIPPAETPAAEIKVEEEENVIGPLYALDTMIVNLADHGGKRYLRITMALELNDPDAVSSIESRLPQVRDAILMILPTKNYTDVSTTEGKIALRNELMTTINGLMTKGQVNNIYFTEFVVQ, encoded by the coding sequence ATGTCGAAAACAATGCTGATTATTATAGGCGCGGTTGTGCTTCTCTTCATAGGGGCGGTGGGAGCCGGCTTTTTCATTTTATGGACCAAGATCTCTCAGATCCCTCCTGCCGAGACACCTGCCGCCGAAATCAAGGTTGAAGAGGAGGAAAATGTCATCGGTCCCCTCTATGCACTGGATACGATGATTGTCAATCTGGCGGACCATGGCGGAAAGCGCTATCTGCGTATCACCATGGCGCTTGAATTGAATGACCCGGATGCGGTGAGTTCCATTGAAAGTCGTCTTCCTCAGGTCAGGGACGCCATCTTGATGATCCTTCCCACCAAGAATTATACTGACGTCAGCACTACCGAGGGTAAAATCGCCCTGCGAAACGAATTGATGACAACGATTAACGGCCTGATGACCAAAGGCCAGGTAAACAATATCTATTTTACCGAATTTGTTGTGCAATAG
- a CDS encoding MinD/ParA family protein — MPTFEKAGQIINLNQKRKQRLSSSTKGALQKEPARVIAITSGKGGVGKTNIVANLGYALCKAGKRVLIFDADLGLGNLDVLLGLTPRYNLGHVIEGVKTLPEIIVSGPGNLKILPASSGIQELTRLTFLQKLEIFNELNAMLNSYDIVLIDTAAGISSNVLYFNASANEIMVVVTPEPTSITDAYALMKILSVKYQEKNFRLLVNQVRNSKEAEDVSRQLCLVTNRFLDISVEHFGSVVADDNVKAGVRKQKVVSEWAPMTHASRNFSELAHKLIRSQPMLQRQENRPLIWQDIM, encoded by the coding sequence ATGCCAACTTTCGAAAAAGCAGGCCAGATCATCAATCTGAATCAGAAAAGAAAGCAAAGACTTTCTTCATCAACAAAGGGTGCCTTACAAAAGGAGCCGGCCAGGGTAATAGCCATTACCAGCGGGAAGGGGGGGGTTGGTAAAACCAACATTGTGGCCAATCTGGGATATGCCCTGTGCAAGGCCGGTAAACGGGTACTGATTTTCGATGCGGATCTGGGCCTTGGGAACCTGGATGTGCTTTTGGGGCTGACTCCCCGCTACAACCTTGGCCATGTTATCGAGGGCGTCAAAACGCTGCCCGAAATTATTGTCAGCGGCCCCGGCAATCTGAAGATCCTGCCGGCCTCGTCGGGCATTCAGGAATTGACTCGCCTGACATTTTTGCAGAAATTGGAAATTTTCAATGAGCTGAATGCAATGCTCAACAGTTACGATATCGTCCTCATTGACACCGCCGCCGGCATCTCTTCAAATGTGCTCTATTTCAACGCATCGGCAAATGAAATAATGGTTGTGGTTACTCCTGAGCCAACCTCAATTACAGATGCCTATGCACTGATGAAAATTCTTTCGGTAAAATATCAGGAGAAAAATTTTCGTCTGCTGGTCAATCAAGTGAGAAATAGCAAAGAAGCAGAAGATGTCAGCCGTCAGCTGTGTCTGGTAACCAATCGTTTCCTGGATATATCGGTTGAGCATTTTGGCAGTGTCGTGGCTGATGATAATGTTAAAGCTGGCGTGCGCAAGCAAAAAGTCGTCAGTGAATGGGCACCCATGACGCATGCCAGTCGAAACTTCAGCGAACTGGCCCATAAGCTGATTCGTTCGCAACCCATGCTTCAGCGGCAGGAAAACCGCCCGCTGATCTGGCAGGACATTATGTGA
- the flhB gene encoding flagellar biosynthesis protein FlhB, with protein sequence MAGGDQSQDKTEQPTGKKLSEARRKGNVASSREIPSVLVLSGGVGVLYFGGSWMLGRLIGLMRIIYQRAGTLNMAPETMHTLFWDLFSNTILILIPLMLVAMTAGVIGNVAQFGFLFTGEKLTPDLAKLNPISGIKKFFSLRSLVELLKSVIKLLIIGGVAYAVTQRYLDQIPGLMQLSIGAIVIFIGQASFQIGLYTCMVLFLMAVLDFAYTKWQHQEDLKMSKQEVKDEHKQSEGDPKVKARIRSVQREMARQRMMEAVPGATVVITNPTHLAIAIQYEDGMHAPTVVAKGAGFVAQKIKALAEENDVPMVENKPLARTLFKSTEIGDFIPADMYRAVAEILAYVYRLKGLVQG encoded by the coding sequence ATGGCAGGCGGGGATCAGAGTCAGGACAAAACCGAACAGCCGACCGGTAAAAAACTGTCAGAGGCCCGTCGAAAGGGCAATGTGGCCAGCAGCCGGGAGATCCCCTCGGTTTTGGTACTCTCAGGGGGCGTTGGCGTGCTCTATTTTGGCGGCTCCTGGATGCTGGGCCGCCTGATCGGGCTGATGCGCATCATCTACCAGCGTGCCGGTACCCTTAATATGGCTCCGGAAACCATGCACACCCTCTTTTGGGATTTGTTTTCCAATACTATTCTTATCTTGATCCCTTTGATGCTGGTGGCAATGACCGCCGGTGTGATCGGCAATGTGGCCCAGTTCGGTTTTCTTTTTACCGGTGAGAAGTTGACGCCGGATCTCGCCAAGTTGAATCCGATCAGCGGTATAAAGAAGTTCTTTTCCCTTCGCTCACTGGTGGAACTGCTCAAATCCGTCATCAAACTGTTGATTATCGGCGGTGTCGCCTACGCGGTAACGCAACGCTATCTCGACCAGATCCCCGGACTCATGCAATTGAGCATCGGCGCCATTGTGATTTTTATCGGTCAGGCCTCGTTTCAAATCGGCCTCTATACATGTATGGTTCTTTTTCTGATGGCGGTTCTGGATTTTGCCTACACCAAGTGGCAACACCAGGAAGATCTGAAGATGTCCAAGCAGGAGGTCAAGGACGAACATAAACAAAGTGAAGGCGACCCAAAGGTGAAGGCCAGAATCCGGTCCGTGCAACGCGAAATGGCCCGGCAGCGGATGATGGAAGCGGTCCCCGGGGCCACCGTTGTTATTACCAACCCCACCCATCTGGCCATTGCCATTCAATATGAAGACGGGATGCATGCGCCAACTGTGGTGGCCAAAGGCGCTGGGTTTGTGGCCCAGAAGATCAAAGCCCTCGCCGAGGAAAACGATGTACCCATGGTGGAAAACAAGCCTTTGGCCAGAACCCTTTTCAAATCCACTGAAATTGGTGATTTCATTCCCGCGGACATGTACCGGGCCGTGGCTGAAATTCTTGCCTATGTCTACCGCCTGAAGGGACTCGTTCAGGGTTGA
- the fliR gene encoding flagellar biosynthetic protein FliR, with translation MATLNLPIDAVYGVLLIFLRVAGIVFSAPILDTSSIPATFKAGLALAVSILMFPTIRMTVNLGDLNLIILTFGVISEVGIGVTIGLSVKLLFAGIQLAGQIAGYQMGFAIANVVDPATSTQVPILGQFYNLTAMLIFLSINAHHMFFSALVESYSIIPPLFIHIGPQLVSKMMKLAANMFVVAIKVGAPLIAVMLITSVGLGLVARTVPQMNIFIVAMPLKIVIGLFFMMISAPYLTTFLIHLFASYRITLFDLMRLMGGSG, from the coding sequence ATGGCAACCCTGAATCTCCCCATTGATGCCGTTTACGGTGTACTTCTGATTTTTCTCAGGGTAGCCGGTATTGTTTTCAGTGCGCCGATTCTCGATACATCCAGTATTCCGGCGACCTTCAAGGCGGGACTGGCGCTGGCCGTCAGTATTCTGATGTTTCCCACGATCCGGATGACGGTCAACCTGGGAGATCTTAACCTGATTATTCTGACCTTCGGCGTGATTTCTGAAGTTGGCATCGGCGTGACCATCGGTCTTTCCGTGAAGTTGCTGTTTGCCGGTATCCAGCTGGCCGGACAGATTGCCGGCTATCAGATGGGATTTGCCATTGCCAATGTGGTCGATCCGGCCACCAGCACCCAGGTCCCCATCCTGGGACAGTTCTACAACCTGACGGCCATGTTGATTTTTTTATCCATCAACGCCCATCATATGTTTTTCTCGGCATTGGTGGAGAGTTACAGCATTATTCCTCCCCTGTTCATCCATATCGGTCCGCAACTGGTGAGTAAGATGATGAAACTGGCGGCCAATATGTTTGTTGTGGCCATTAAGGTGGGTGCTCCCCTGATTGCGGTCATGCTGATCACCAGTGTCGGGCTCGGCCTGGTGGCAAGGACGGTTCCGCAGATGAACATTTTTATTGTTGCCATGCCGTTGAAAATTGTTATCGGTCTGTTTTTTATGATGATTTCCGCGCCTTATCTGACCACCTTCCTAATCCATCTGTTTGCATCCTACCGGATCACCCTGTTCGATCTGATGCGGCTGATGGGAGGCAGCGGGTGA
- a CDS encoding Ada metal-binding domain-containing protein, whose amino-acid sequence MQIKRFEAADMNDGLRMVKREFGDDAVILSAKEARSGGFFGALRKKHVVITAAMDYQVKEIRSSKPFSGLLSEQLDDAPPPADRVSLSTASPSLRALSSNQPAVDPPPTEKDEKMPDRSEQRVKSESFSEAQRLVSALSALRRYGGTQMSRSEGLNKESMDSDPKAAPIFAEPFYRHQTAQQRIAFVGPSGAGKSSMVAKLAQHCRKVENKSTGLISLDRFRLGANTLLENAAKIMNLPFVLVRNADQLQDVLADYSKHDVVLIDTPGMGKTDRTMFDAVRNLLECANPDEIHLVVNASVRQAVVAAAVKSFSVLDVNRLLPTHLDEYDHNAAATELYQTTHLVTAFHSVGVDLFDGFKVPCREPKAASKPCFFEDREAEANPSTPLGHRQKTVPVPTEPEVETEVQYLANRNSELFHHPSCKSVKRINAENIIVFESIDQAIDEGFKPCRACCSMGMTKSPMFQPYAYQRASAL is encoded by the coding sequence ATGCAGATTAAGCGCTTTGAAGCTGCCGATATGAACGATGGACTTCGGATGGTCAAACGTGAGTTTGGCGATGATGCTGTTATCTTATCGGCAAAAGAAGCCCGCTCCGGCGGATTTTTCGGTGCACTGAGGAAAAAGCACGTCGTCATCACCGCGGCAATGGATTATCAGGTCAAAGAAATCAGGTCGTCCAAACCATTTTCAGGCCTTTTGTCGGAGCAACTTGATGATGCACCACCACCCGCGGACCGGGTTTCGTTGTCCACTGCATCGCCCTCATTGCGCGCGCTGTCTTCAAATCAGCCGGCAGTGGATCCACCACCAACGGAAAAGGACGAAAAAATGCCGGACCGTTCAGAACAACGTGTCAAATCCGAATCTTTTTCGGAAGCCCAGCGACTGGTCTCCGCACTTTCGGCGCTGCGACGCTATGGTGGCACGCAGATGTCGAGGTCCGAAGGCCTGAACAAAGAATCCATGGACAGCGACCCGAAAGCGGCCCCAATTTTTGCGGAGCCCTTTTACCGACATCAGACCGCTCAGCAGCGAATCGCTTTTGTCGGCCCTTCCGGAGCGGGAAAGAGCAGCATGGTGGCGAAACTGGCTCAGCACTGCCGGAAAGTTGAGAATAAAAGCACCGGCCTGATCAGCTTGGACCGGTTTCGGCTGGGTGCGAATACACTTTTGGAAAATGCCGCCAAGATTATGAACCTGCCGTTTGTTCTCGTTCGAAATGCCGACCAGTTGCAGGATGTCCTGGCTGACTATTCGAAGCATGATGTGGTCTTGATCGACACGCCAGGCATGGGTAAAACGGATCGGACCATGTTTGACGCCGTCCGTAACCTGCTGGAATGTGCCAATCCTGACGAAATTCATCTGGTGGTCAATGCCTCCGTTCGCCAGGCGGTAGTTGCTGCTGCCGTCAAAAGCTTTTCCGTTTTGGATGTCAATCGCCTGCTGCCCACCCACCTGGACGAATACGACCACAACGCTGCGGCTACGGAACTTTATCAAACCACGCATCTGGTCACCGCTTTCCATAGTGTCGGTGTCGATCTGTTTGACGGTTTCAAGGTGCCCTGCCGGGAACCCAAAGCAGCTTCAAAACCATGCTTTTTTGAAGATCGGGAGGCAGAAGCAAATCCATCGACACCGCTTGGGCATAGGCAAAAAACGGTGCCCGTCCCGACTGAACCGGAAGTGGAAACGGAGGTTCAATACCTTGCCAACCGGAATTCAGAATTGTTTCATCACCCGAGCTGCAAATCGGTCAAACGAATCAATGCAGAGAACATCATTGTGTTCGAAAGCATCGATCAAGCCATCGACGAGGGCTTTAAACCCTGCCGGGCATGCTGCAGTATGGGCATGACCAAATCACCAATGTTCCAACCTTACGCTTATCAACGCGCAAGTGCCCTTTAA